From a single Artemia franciscana chromosome 9, ASM3288406v1, whole genome shotgun sequence genomic region:
- the LOC136031382 gene encoding uncharacterized protein LOC136031382 isoform X1 — protein MQEAFEIIEDDKLEATKAAEPTHLDNSTNSNIKKSGVEAVKKEYKKRFHEDIDHKEKDDSNISSERCLFQEFVKHGMNDEFGPQEQKDAVKGTEKPQIAYDPFSMTSAEGRETKPRFVSQQRFDCQDILFDDIDKSDEPCSFYHLGDSKEVAEILLKDLDINDAVKKYCGLDQNTEVSSVLAETSKETSTPSLHQPPMVQVGSLASEKNCNPLPPQVTVVTVEAEVHVINPTYLELNIESSIEEMQKDVLRKKINQSLLEWEIS, from the exons atgcAGGAGGCATTTGAGATTATTGAAGATGATAAACTTGAAGCTACTAAAGCAGCAGAGCCTACCCATCTGGATAATTCTACAAAcagtaatataaagaaaagtgGTGTCGAAGCTGTTAAGAAAGAGTATAAAAAGAGGTTCCACGAAGATATTGATCATAAAGAAAAAGATGACAGCAACATAAGCTCTGAAAGATGTTTATTTCAAGAATTTGTTAAGCATGGAATGAATGATGAATTTGGGCCACAAGAACAGAAAGATGCAGTCAAGGGAACAGAAAAACCACAAATAGCTTATGACCCTTTCAGTATGACTAGTGCAGAAGGGCGAGAAACAAAGCCCCGTTTTGTATCTCAGCAACGATTTGATTGCCAAGATATCCTATTTGATGATATTGACAAAAGTGACGAACCCTGTAGCTTTTATCATCTGGGGGATTCTAAAGAAGTAGCTGAAAtccttcttaaagatttggatATTAATGATGCTGTGAAAAAATATTGTGGATTGGATCAAAATACAGAAGTTTCTTCAGTTTTGGCTGAAACCTCGAAA GAAACTTCAACCCCTAGCCTCCACCAGCCTCCTATGGTCCAAGTCGGAAGCTTAGCAAGTGAAAAAAACTGTAATCCTCTCCCTCCACAAGTCACTGTGGTGACGGTAGAGGCAGAAGTCCATGTCATAAATCCGACTTATTTGGAATTGaacattgaaagttctattgaaGAGATGCAAAAAG
- the LOC136031382 gene encoding uncharacterized protein LOC136031382 isoform X3, protein MQEAFEIIEDDKLEATKAAEPTHLDNSTNSNIKKSGVEAVKKEYKKRFHEDIDHKEKDDSNISSERCLFQEFVKHGMNDEFGPQEQKDAVKGTEKPQIAYDPFSMTSAEGRETKPRFVSQQRFDCQDILFDDIDKSDEPCSFYHLGDSKEVAEILLKDLDINDAVKKYCGLDQNTEVSSVLAETSKETSTPSLHQPPMVQVGSLASEKNCNPLPPQVTVVTVEAEVHVINPTYLELNIESSIEEMQKEIL, encoded by the exons atgcAGGAGGCATTTGAGATTATTGAAGATGATAAACTTGAAGCTACTAAAGCAGCAGAGCCTACCCATCTGGATAATTCTACAAAcagtaatataaagaaaagtgGTGTCGAAGCTGTTAAGAAAGAGTATAAAAAGAGGTTCCACGAAGATATTGATCATAAAGAAAAAGATGACAGCAACATAAGCTCTGAAAGATGTTTATTTCAAGAATTTGTTAAGCATGGAATGAATGATGAATTTGGGCCACAAGAACAGAAAGATGCAGTCAAGGGAACAGAAAAACCACAAATAGCTTATGACCCTTTCAGTATGACTAGTGCAGAAGGGCGAGAAACAAAGCCCCGTTTTGTATCTCAGCAACGATTTGATTGCCAAGATATCCTATTTGATGATATTGACAAAAGTGACGAACCCTGTAGCTTTTATCATCTGGGGGATTCTAAAGAAGTAGCTGAAAtccttcttaaagatttggatATTAATGATGCTGTGAAAAAATATTGTGGATTGGATCAAAATACAGAAGTTTCTTCAGTTTTGGCTGAAACCTCGAAA GAAACTTCAACCCCTAGCCTCCACCAGCCTCCTATGGTCCAAGTCGGAAGCTTAGCAAGTGAAAAAAACTGTAATCCTCTCCCTCCACAAGTCACTGTGGTGACGGTAGAGGCAGAAGTCCATGTCATAAATCCGACTTATTTGGAATTGaacattgaaagttctattgaaGAGATGCAAAAAG
- the LOC136031382 gene encoding uncharacterized protein LOC136031382 isoform X2 — translation MQEAFEIIEDDKLEATKAAEPTHLDNSTNSNIKKSGVEAVKKEYKKRFHEDIDHKEKDDSNISSERCLFQEFVKHGMNDEFGPQEQKDAVKGTEKPQIAYDPFSMTSAEGRETKPRFVSQQRFDCQDILFDDIDKSDEPCSFYHLGDSKEVAEILLKDLDINDAVKKYCGLDQNTEVSSVLAETSKETSTPSLHQPPMVQVGSLASEKNCNPLPPQVTVVTVEAEVHVINPTYLELNIESSIEEMQKESMFSTLVMICVDVKM, via the exons atgcAGGAGGCATTTGAGATTATTGAAGATGATAAACTTGAAGCTACTAAAGCAGCAGAGCCTACCCATCTGGATAATTCTACAAAcagtaatataaagaaaagtgGTGTCGAAGCTGTTAAGAAAGAGTATAAAAAGAGGTTCCACGAAGATATTGATCATAAAGAAAAAGATGACAGCAACATAAGCTCTGAAAGATGTTTATTTCAAGAATTTGTTAAGCATGGAATGAATGATGAATTTGGGCCACAAGAACAGAAAGATGCAGTCAAGGGAACAGAAAAACCACAAATAGCTTATGACCCTTTCAGTATGACTAGTGCAGAAGGGCGAGAAACAAAGCCCCGTTTTGTATCTCAGCAACGATTTGATTGCCAAGATATCCTATTTGATGATATTGACAAAAGTGACGAACCCTGTAGCTTTTATCATCTGGGGGATTCTAAAGAAGTAGCTGAAAtccttcttaaagatttggatATTAATGATGCTGTGAAAAAATATTGTGGATTGGATCAAAATACAGAAGTTTCTTCAGTTTTGGCTGAAACCTCGAAA GAAACTTCAACCCCTAGCCTCCACCAGCCTCCTATGGTCCAAGTCGGAAGCTTAGCAAGTGAAAAAAACTGTAATCCTCTCCCTCCACAAGTCACTGTGGTGACGGTAGAGGCAGAAGTCCATGTCATAAATCCGACTTATTTGGAATTGaacattgaaagttctattgaaGAGATGCAAAAAG